One window from the genome of Drosophila albomicans strain 15112-1751.03 chromosome 2L, ASM965048v2, whole genome shotgun sequence encodes:
- the LOC117565095 gene encoding uncharacterized protein LOC117565095: MQSSCVIVLVLASAALVAARPEPPRDTYSAPPSSSYQPSGPSGGYGAPAPQYGPPQQPPVVHKHVYVHVPPPEPEYQAPRKPLYVPPPQKHYKIVFIKAPSPPAPTAPIIPQFPQNEEKTLVYVLVKKPEEQPEIVIPTPAPTQPSKPEVYFIRYKTQKEETGPYPNSIAPPSEYGAPAAPPAPSAPSSSYGAPSH; encoded by the exons ATGCAGTCCAGTTGTGTG ATCGTGCTCGTCTTGGCCAGCGCAGCGTTGGTTGCCGCTCGCCCCGAACCTCCTCGTGACACTTACAGCGCTCCTCCCTCGAGCAGCTATCAGCCAAGTGGACCAAGCGGCGGCTACGGTGCCCCAGCACCCCAATATGGACCGCCTCAACAGCCGCCAGTGGTGCACAAGCACGTCTATGTGCATGTGCCACCACCAGAGCCAGAGTACCAGGCTCCCAG GAAACCTCTGTATGTGCCGCCACCACAGAAGCATTACAAGATTGTGTTCATCAAGGCGCCGTCGCCACCTGCACCAACTGCACCCATAATTCCTCAGTTCCCCCAGAACGAGGAGAAGACTTTGGTCTATGTGCTGGTCAAGAAACCAGAGGAGCAGCCCGAGATTGTCATCCCAACGCCAGCGCCCACGCAGCCCAGCAAACCGGAGGTCTACTTCATTCGCTACAAGACCCAGAAGGAGGAGACTGGCCCATATCCCAACAGCATTGCTCCTCCCTCGGAATACGGTGCTCCTGCCGCTCCGCCAGCTCCCTCGGCGCCCAGCAGCTCGTATGGTGCGCCTTCCCACTAA
- the LOC117565330 gene encoding uncharacterized protein LOC117565330: MTSSRNQSLAQSTETQARHRLQLPQTLQLPLPMLLLLLMVLLLVATPLQPCESRYLPTRSHGDELDKLRELMLQILELSNEDPQNQQQQQQQQQQPLQQHQMRLHNEANNPLNGQQRASNAAWLQKLGAMGALDTEGAYGRY, encoded by the exons ATGACAAGCAGCAGGAATCAGAGTTTGGCTCAGAGCACAGAGACGCAGGCAAGACACAGGTTGCAGTTGCCCCAGACGCTGCAGTTGCCGCTGccaatgctgttgctgctgctgatggtgctGCTCCTGGTGGCGACGCCGCTGCAGCCTTGCGAGAGTCGATACCTGCCCACAAGGTCGCATGGCGATGAATTGGATAAGTTGCGTGAGCTCATGCTGCAG aTTTTGGAGTTGAGCAATGAGGATccacaaaaccaacaacagcagcagcagcaacagcagcaaccgctACAGCAACACCAAATGCGTCTGCACAACGAGGCCAACAATCCGTTGAATGGTCAGCAGCGTGCCTCGAATGCCGCCTGGCTCCAGAAATTGGGGGCAATGGGCGCTCTAGATACCGAGGGTGCCTACGGACGCTACTAA
- the LOC117564954 gene encoding signal transducer and transcription activator-like, giving the protein MNNPEGVNTSHMTESDFFDSASGPSDKLELTDIHRQIVQSLSNFTTTITEQQQKLKETLDDTTAITLLIEDKANKLCLVERSFLYYERLQEMIITELRNWRRQQALAANGAQFNEDNLDEIQRCFELLENFINQLLAAIEGIPKEYEEIAELRERMQLAQKYLLGSALIVVKQPPQVMMTNTRFAVTVRWLLGSQPADSLNPLTIVCNIFSEWQAKHFVDCQDPHLDVIKCRLSQMGSGELQNSSSIMEYQPTKQIFCANFNNMLLKKITRSKTDKKNTNSVMDEKFTLFFYATYKLNGNYVCTWTFSLPVVVIVHSSQEPKSWATIIWDNAFANVLRDPFVVSHYATWLELSTALNIKFTACLQRQLTADNLAFLHEKLMGRRFAYITWNDFCKNPLPERTFTFWEWFYSVMKLIKDHLMPLWKANLITGFITKHRTQFELLCAEPGTFLLRFSESKLGGISIAYVNEQQSVTMLSPWTAQDLRIIKLADRIRDLPMLRFLFRIDNKGESLDRDDAFGQFYSQSALRSARTNGYVPSTIHVDVPGNRNLRSTKNRPPKTDKQELFDAITGMEFAEDLDSSENFT; this is encoded by the coding sequence atgaataatccTGAAGGTGTTAATACCAGTCACATGACTGAAAGTGATTTTTTTGATTCGGCTTCTGGTCCGTCGGACAAGTTAGAGCTTACTGATATCCATCGTCAGATTGTGCAAAGCCTCTCGAACTTTACCACCACAATCaccgagcaacaacaaaagctaaaGGAAACCCTCGACGATACCACAGCCATCACACTTTTAATAGAAGACAAGGCGAATAAGTTGTGCCTCGTGGAGCGCAGCTTTTTGTACTATGAGCGTCTGCAGGAGATGATCATCACGGAGCTAAGGAACTGGCGTCGTCAACAGGCGCTGGCGGCAAATGGAGCACAGTTCAATGAAGATAATCTGGATGAGATACAACGTTGCTTCGAGTTGCTGGAAAACTTTATCAATCAATTACTGGCTGCTATCGAGGGCATTCCAAAAGAATATGAAGAAATCGCTGAACTTCGCGAGCGAATGCAGCTGGCACAAAAGTATCTTCTAGGATCAGCATTGATTGTGGTTAAACAGCCGCCACAAGTGATGATGACAAATACACGCTTTGCAGTCACAGTGCGATGGCTTCTGGGTTCCCAACCGGCCGATAGCTTGAATCCGCTCACAATCGTGTGTAACATTTTTTCTGAGTGGCAggcaaaacattttgtggACTGTCAAGACCCCCACTTGGATGTGATCAAGTGCCGTTTAAGCCAAATGGGGTCAGGAGAGCTGCAGAACAGTTCAAGCATCATGGAATATCAACCGACAAAGCAAATATTCTGCGCCAACTTTAATAATATGCTGCTCAAGAAGATCACGCGATCGAAGACCGATAAGAAGAACACCAACAGTGTTATGGACGAAAAGTTCACGCTGTTCTTCTATGCAACGTATAAATTGAATGGCAACTATGTTTGCACCTGGACATTCTCACTGCCCGTGGTGGTGATTGTGCATAGCAGTCAGGAGCCAAAATCTTGGGCTACCATCATATGGGACAATGCATTCGCGAATGTTCTGCGCGATCCCTTTGTGGTCAGCCACTATGCCACCTGGTTGGAGTTATCTACTGCGCTCAACATAAAATTTACAGCCTGCCTACAGCGTCAATTAACCGCAGACAACTTGGCGTTTCTACATGAAAAACTAATGGGTAGACGCTTCGCATACATAACATGGAATGACTTCTGCAAAAACCCGTTGCCGGAACGCACATTCACCTTCTGGGAGTGGTTCTACTCCGTCATGAAACTGATCAAGGACCATCTGATGCCCTTGTGGAAGGCAAATCTTATCACGGGCTTCATCACCAAGCACAGGACTCAGTTTGAGTTACTTTGCGCTGAACCTGGAACATTCCTGTTGCGCTTCTCCGAGAGCAAATTAGGTGGCATCTCCATTGCCTATGTGAATGAGCAGCAATCCGTAACGATGCTCTCGCCATGGACTGCCCAAGATTTGCGCATCATCAAACTCGCCGATCGCATACGTGATCTGCCAATGCTGCGCTTCCTGTTTCGGATCGACAACAAGGGAGAGAGTTTGGATCGTGATGATGCCTTTGGTCAGTTTTATTCGCAGTCAGCTCTGAGATCAGCTCGCACAAACGGTTATGTGCCCAGCACAATCCATGTGGACGTGCCTGGCAATAGGAACTTGCGCTCTACTAAAAATCGTCCTCCTAAAACAGACAAACAGGAACTGTTCGATGCGATCACGGGAATGGAATTTGCTGAAGATCTAGATAGCTCAGAGAACTTcacttaa